Proteins found in one Dryobates pubescens isolate bDryPub1 chromosome 1, bDryPub1.pri, whole genome shotgun sequence genomic segment:
- the LOC104301789 gene encoding cytochrome P450 4V2: MEVLQATAREPQLLHLGAGVITLLLAIVSLWSLPFFRDYWRQWWVMKPIPSVCPSFPVLGHAPFLDRSGKGFFKQLQHYSEEFRSWPLLKLWVGPLPFIVLYHPESVEIILTSSKHIEKSYLYKFLHPWLGTGLLTSTGDKWRSRRKMITPTFHFAILTDFLEVMNEQGNILLDKLEKHVDKEPFDIFPDITLCALDIICETAMGRNLGAQKNKDSEYVSAVYRMSDLIHVRQKTPWLWPDFLYVMFKEGKDHERSLKILHNFTDRVIDEKAAELENTKETKHNLDGNSEESGTRKRRAFLDMLLSTTDDEGNKMSHRDIREEVDTFMFEGHDTTAAAMNWALYLLARNPEVQKKVHKELDEVFGNTERPVTMDDLRNLRYLECVVKEVLRLYPSVPMIGRTLREDCSIRGYDIPRGANVIVLTYALHRNPEIFPDPEEFRPERFLPENSKGRHPYAYVPFSAGPRNCIGQRFAQMEEKTLLALILRRFWVESSQKPEDLGVAGELILRPNNGIWVKLKRRPVVETE, encoded by the exons ATGGAAGTCCTTCAGGCAACAGCAAGGGaaccccagctgctgcacttaGGGGCTGGGGTCATCACTCTGCTGTTGGCAATTGTGTCCTTGTGGTCCCTGCCTTTCTTTAGGGATTACTGGAGGCAATGGTGGGTGATGAAACCAATCCCATCTGTCTGccccagctttcctgtcctGGGACATGCTCCGTTCTTGGATCGCAGTGGAAAAG GGTTTTTTAAACAACTACAACATTACAGTGAGGAGTTCAGGAGCTGGCCGTTGCTCAAACTTTGGGTAGGACCATTGCCTTTCATAGTTTTGTATCACCCTGAGAGTGTGGAG ATTATTCTGACCAGTTCAAAACATATTGAAAAATCCTACCTGTACAAATTCCTGCATCCATGGCTGGGGACTGGACTTCTGACAAG CACTGGAGACAAGTGGCGGTCACGAAGGAAGATGATAACTCCCACATTCCACTTTGCAATCTTAACTGACTTTCTTGAGGTTATGAATGAACAAGGAAATATTTTGTTGGACAAACTTGAGAAGCATGTTGACAAAGAACCATTTGATATCTTTCCAGACATCACTCTTTGTGCCCTTGATATCATCTGTG AAACAGCGATGGGCAGGAATTTGGGTGCTCAGAAGAATAAGGATTCAGAGTATGTTAGTGCTGTCTACAG GATGAGCGATCTAATCCATGTGCGGCAGAAGACACCTTGGCTTTGGCCTGATTTTCTCTATGTGATGTTCAAGGAAGGAAAGGACCATGAGAGGAGCCTGAAGATCCTGCACAATTTTACAGATAGA GTCATTGATGAAAAAGCCGCAGAACTTGAAAACaccaaggaaacaaaacataATCTTGATGGCAACTCTGAAGAAAGTGGCACCAGAAAGAGAAGagcttttctggacatgctacTGAGCACAACAGATGATGAAGGGAACAAAATGTCTCACAGGGATATTCGTGAGGAAGTGGACACTTTCATGTTTGAG GGTCATGATACAACAGCAGCTGCTATGAACTGGGCCTTGTACTTGCTTGCACGTAATCCTGAAGTACAGAAAAAAGTTCACAAAGAACTGGACGAAGTGTTTG GCAACACCGAACGTCCTGTTACAATGGACGATTTGAGAAATCTTCGATACCTTGAGTGTGTTGTGAAAGAAGTCCTTCGACTCTACCCCTCAGTTCCAATGATTGGCCGGACCTTGAGAGAGGATTGCTCTATTA GAGGGTATGACATACCAAGAGGTGCAAATGTTATTGTCTTAACTTACGCCCTGCACAGAAACCCTGAGATCTTCCCTGACCCAGAGGAGTTCAGGCCTGAGCGATTCTTGCCTGAAAACTCTAAGGGAAGGCACCCATATGCTTATGTGCCCTTCTCAGCTGGTCCCAGGAACTGCATTG GTCAGCGCTTTGCACAAATGGAGGAGAAAACTCTTCTAGCCCTCATCCTGAGGCGCTTTTGGGTGGAGTCAAGTCAAAAGCCAGAAGATCTTGGCGTAGCTGGAGAATTGATCCTTCGCCCAAATAACGGCATCTGGGTTAAGCTGAAGAGGAGGCCAGTTGTTGaaacagaatga